A genome region from Dehalococcoidia bacterium includes the following:
- a CDS encoding carotenoid biosynthesis protein translates to MKLVFGLYLAHVAALLFGLIGMLVMVPNPQLWSDSPLGVQTFAFSMQYLGAMHIWFGAAAMFVFGWQRVGRARTVVFFAAATLLSLSFELAGTGLGIPFGPYSYTGGLGWMVLDLVPYTIPLSWFYLGFAAYLIGTAIVTRYGWRPAGPLAIVLGVWLLTAWDLVLDPAMAYDELPLKFWVWHESGPYYGMPLRNLLGWMLTGVTFMTVARLAWRSNATDVSPAVPLLVYSTNLVWAMILCLSAGLWPPVVLATVLGLLPPLLLLRPRLALRLAHPISEGERRPSRVS, encoded by the coding sequence ATGAAACTTGTCTTCGGCCTCTATCTCGCCCACGTCGCGGCCCTTCTGTTCGGGCTGATCGGTATGCTGGTCATGGTGCCCAACCCGCAGCTGTGGAGCGACAGCCCCCTTGGCGTGCAAACCTTCGCCTTCAGCATGCAGTACCTCGGCGCGATGCATATCTGGTTCGGCGCGGCGGCGATGTTCGTCTTCGGATGGCAGCGAGTGGGGCGCGCGCGGACTGTCGTTTTCTTTGCCGCTGCCACGCTCCTCTCCCTCTCTTTCGAACTCGCGGGCACCGGTCTCGGCATCCCCTTCGGCCCCTACTCGTACACCGGCGGGCTCGGCTGGATGGTGCTCGACCTCGTGCCGTACACCATCCCCCTCTCGTGGTTCTACCTCGGCTTTGCCGCGTATTTGATCGGGACGGCGATCGTGACGCGCTACGGCTGGCGCCCCGCCGGACCGCTCGCCATCGTGCTGGGCGTCTGGCTGCTGACGGCATGGGACCTCGTTCTCGACCCCGCGATGGCGTATGACGAACTGCCCCTTAAGTTCTGGGTCTGGCACGAAAGCGGGCCCTACTATGGGATGCCCCTTCGCAACCTCCTCGGCTGGATGCTGACAGGCGTGACGTTCATGACGGTCGCGCGTCTCGCTTGGCGCAGCAACGCGACCGACGTCTCTCCCGCCGTGCCGCTGCTGGTCTACAGCACCAATCTCGTCTGGGCGATGATCTTGTGTCTCAGCGCGGGGCTCTGGCCGCCAGTGGTACTCGCGACCGTGCTCGGTCTCCTGCCGCCGCTGCTACTGCTCCGGCCGCGCCTCGCGCTCCGCCTCGCCCACCCGATTTCCGAAGGGGAGCGACGGCCGTCGCGCGTCAGCTGA
- a CDS encoding glycosyltransferase, protein MQWLLALLFTAQLVAAARVMPRFLRRRAALRILPARAAPSAVSVVVPVLNEAERLGPCLEGLLAHGDEVAEILVVDGGSTDGTHALVAAMAARDRRLRWIDASPIPPDWNGKAWGLEVGRRAARAPWLLCIDADVRPRPPLAGSLVAFAERERLTLLSCATEQRLAGPFDALLHPAFLTTLIYRLGPPGTIAHSVEEAQANGQCLLVHRRTLAELAGFAPVRDSRCEDITLARHFVAAGERVAIAEAPGLVWVQMHDSAAAIWSNWPRSLPLVDRFGRALAVRSLSEATLTQALPLLILPFLRRPRSVLAQMLALLNLLLLGARIGVLFGAAPAYPHRPWTYWLSPLADAPALAALWVSLFRRRHRWRGRILVEGAAI, encoded by the coding sequence ATGCAGTGGCTGCTTGCGCTCCTCTTCACTGCCCAGCTGGTCGCCGCGGCACGGGTGATGCCCCGCTTTCTTCGGCGCCGCGCAGCGCTTCGGATCCTCCCCGCGCGCGCGGCGCCGAGCGCGGTTTCGGTCGTTGTTCCCGTCCTCAATGAAGCGGAGCGGCTCGGTCCCTGCCTCGAAGGGCTCCTCGCTCATGGCGATGAGGTCGCCGAAATTCTCGTCGTTGACGGCGGGTCGACCGATGGCACCCACGCTCTCGTCGCCGCTATGGCCGCGCGCGACCGGCGGCTGCGCTGGATCGATGCGAGCCCAATCCCGCCGGACTGGAACGGAAAGGCGTGGGGCCTCGAGGTCGGACGACGGGCGGCGCGCGCTCCGTGGCTGCTCTGTATCGATGCTGATGTGCGTCCGCGCCCGCCATTAGCGGGGTCGCTGGTCGCCTTCGCGGAACGAGAGCGGCTGACCCTGCTCTCCTGCGCCACCGAGCAGCGCCTTGCCGGGCCGTTCGATGCCCTCCTGCACCCAGCCTTCCTTACCACACTTATCTACCGCCTCGGCCCCCCGGGAACCATCGCTCACTCTGTTGAAGAGGCGCAGGCGAACGGGCAATGTCTTCTCGTCCACCGTCGGACGCTCGCCGAGCTCGCTGGCTTCGCGCCGGTGCGCGACTCCCGCTGCGAAGACATCACCCTCGCCCGCCATTTTGTCGCCGCCGGCGAGCGGGTCGCGATTGCCGAAGCACCCGGGCTGGTCTGGGTCCAGATGCACGACTCGGCTGCGGCGATCTGGAGCAACTGGCCGCGGTCGCTCCCGCTCGTCGACCGGTTCGGCCGCGCCCTCGCCGTGCGCAGCCTCAGCGAAGCGACCCTCACCCAAGCGCTCCCTCTGCTGATCCTGCCGTTTCTCCGCCGGCCGCGATCCGTTCTCGCGCAGATGCTGGCGCTCCTCAATCTGCTTCTTCTTGGGGCGCGGATCGGTGTGCTCTTCGGCGCCGCGCCGGCATACCCGCATCGCCCGTGGACGTATTGGCTCTCGCCGCTTGCCGATGCGCCGGCACTTGCTGCACTCTGGGTGAGCCTCTTCAGGCGCCGCCACCGCTGGCGAGGTCGTATCCTTGTTGAGGGAGCTGCCATATGA